A region from the Branchiostoma lanceolatum isolate klBraLanc5 chromosome 2, klBraLanc5.hap2, whole genome shotgun sequence genome encodes:
- the LOC136426525 gene encoding uncharacterized protein, producing MAIIQRCLCWNNTRSGSVACGVYTLVLSLICVAVDAWDIAVVQHLEKKFKGLQIVFFLQISVYLLVAILSVILIVGVNKDKPHLLLPWIGGFILFMWFELATVIYVLVYAGMSGFNIFTIVFYILRSLLNVYCVLCVISQYQELRAGRGRLQDVQQQVTQRQRTPERRQPPQGARQPGIVIVQAGPAPITQYRRMRTAAPRHPPAAGVAQPLQPAPAYPPLPPPPYMAGPPGPAPPGPAPPPYSYLYPAPTPDGDKKEEGPPPYTEHGPDQDPPKS from the exons ATGGCAATCATACAGCGTTGTCTCTGTTGGAACAACACTCGGAGTGGGTCCGTGGCCTGCGGGGTTTACACGTTG GTCCTGTCCCTGATATGCGTGGCTGTGGATGCATGGGACATTGCTGTGGTGCAGCATCTGGAGAAGAAGTTCAAAG GACTGCAGATAGTGTTCTTCCTGCAAATCTCAGTGTACCTACTGGTGGCCATCTTGTCTGTCATACTGATTGTAGGGGTCAACAAG GACAAGCCGCACCTGCTGCTGCCATGGATCGGTGGCTTCATCCTGTTCATGTGGTTCGAGCTGGCAACGGTCATCTATGTCCTGGTCTACGCT gGCATGAGTGGATTTAACATCTTCACTATCGTGTTCTACATCTTGCGGAGCTTGTTAAAT GTGTactgtgtgctgtgtgtgaTCTCCCAGTACCAGGAGCTGCGGGCGGGGCGGGGCCGACTGCAGGATGTCCAGCAGCAGGTGACGCAGCGGCAGCGAACGCCGGAACGCCGCCAGCCCCCGCAGGGCGCCAGACAGCCCGGCATCGTCATCGTACAAGCCGGCCCGGCACCCATCACGCAGTACCGACGGATGCGTACCGCTGCTCCCAGACACCCCCCCGCCGCTGGAGTGGCACAGCCCTTACAGCCTGCGCCAGCCTACCCTCCgctaccccctcccccctacatGGCTGGACCCCCTGGCCCGGCACCCCCCGGACCCGCACCCCCTCCCTACTCCTACCTGTACCCTGCACCGACCCCCGATGGGGATAAGAAGGAGGAGGGGCCTCCCCCCTACACAGAGCATGGACCAGACCAAGACCCCCCCAAGTCGTAA
- the LOC136426523 gene encoding uncharacterized protein, which yields MGVRLVVFLGLLLSTCAEPESGTWVWKRLWQPHLDGICSALCPQDEATPCPTTPPEPTPPSPPEPTDYCRKNPKTLACQLVLRDPELAVRLYKENQWAFLREGARHKEETPTDQDVVVSEEQEQEQVRDEEDRAGARKKIREWKQVWGSDQDSDESEGQMTYGQRRYTSWSSRSIVTARPDASVVGESSVIRSQYRPVTVKMNMNLRRSQVMRTFRTHRREGETQAGGEVRQQGGEVSLLWPHSLTHSLTHSLTHSLTHSLTHSLTHSLTHSLTPSSP from the exons ATGGGCGTCCGTTTGGTCGTGTTCCTCGGCCTGTTGTTATCCACCTGTGCCGAGCCCGAGTCGGGCACCTGGGTCTGGAAGCGGCTCTGGCAGCCCCACCTTGACGGCATCTGCAGCGCTCTGTGCCCGCAGGACGAGGCCACCCCCTGCCCCACCACCCCTCCCGAACCCACTCCACCGAGCCCTCCCGAACCCACCGACTACTGCCGAAAGAACCCGAAGACGCTGGCCTGTCAGCTCGTCCTAAGGGATCCCGAACTCGCCGTCCGACTTTACAAGGAGAATCAGTGGGCCTTCCTTCGGGAGGGTGCCAGGCATAAGGAGGAAACCCCTACCGACCAAGACGTCGTGGTCTCCgaagaacaagaacaagagCAAGTGCGGGACGAGGAAGACAGAGCCGGCGCAAGGAAAAAGATACGGGAATGGAAGCAAGTTTGGGGAAGCGACCAAGACAGCGACGAGAGTGAAGGACAAATGACGTACGGGCAACGACGATATACAAGCTGGTCGTCCCGATCAATTGTCACAGCTCGTCCGGATGCCAGCGTCGTCGGCGAAA GTTCGGTGATTCGCAGTCAGTACCGCCCCGTGACGGTGAAGATGAACATGAACCTGCGGCGGAGCCAGGTGATGCGGACGTTCCGGACCCACCGGCGGGAGGGAGAGACCCAGGCGGGCGGGGAGGTCAGGCAGCAGGGTGGCGAGGTGAGCTTATTGTggcctcactcactcactcactcactcactcactcactcactcactcactcactcactcactcactcactcactcactcactcactcactcactcactcactccttcAAGTCCGTGA
- the LOC136426524 gene encoding uncharacterized protein encodes MIAGHGLDQRQGHDRQEPQRQGHDRQGHQRQGHDRHGHQRQGHDRQGHQRQGHDRHARAVVWMDACRSQGTLVTPSRVNLNGGWTDIELYSLQVGRSVFQRFYAVKCVERTPTANCQGECQDKRSQYVALEIYEDSSGDLKVRPRLVDVTTCCQLVISA; translated from the exons ATGATTGCTGGGCACGGACTAgaccagaggcagggtcacgaCAGGCAAGAGccccagaggcagggtcacgaCAGGCAAGGGcaccagaggcagggtcacgaCAGGCACGGGCACCAGCGGCAGGGTCACGACAGGCAAGGGcaccagaggcagggtcacgaCAGGCACGCTCGCGCGGTGGTGTGGATGGACGCGTGTAGGAGTCAGGGTACGCTAGTCACGCCGTCACGGGTCAACTTGAACGGCGGGTGGACGGACATAGAGCTCTACAGTCTACAG GTTGGAAGAAGTGTGTTCCAGCGCTTCTACGCCGTGAAGTGCGTGGAGAGGACCCCCACGGCCAACTGCCAGGGAGAGTGTCAAGACAAGCGTTCCCAATACGTCGCGCTGGAAATCTACGAAGACAGCAGCGGCGATTTAAAA GTTCGTCCCCGATTGGTGGATGTGACGACTTGCTGCCAACTAGTGATCTCTGCATGA